A DNA window from bacterium contains the following coding sequences:
- the nikR gene encoding nickel-responsive transcriptional regulator NikR translates to MSAVIRFGISIENQLLEKFDKLIAEKGYTNRSEAIRDLIRDSLVQKEFLSNIPVVGTVTIVYDHEVSDIAHKLTHFQHEFEDLIISSMHVHLPACNCMEVIALKGPGNKMKQFADQLISMKGVKHGKLTVTAMGTDL, encoded by the coding sequence ATGAGTGCAGTTATTCGATTCGGCATTTCTATTGAAAACCAGTTATTAGAGAAATTCGATAAACTTATCGCTGAAAAAGGATACACTAACCGGTCAGAAGCAATTCGCGACCTTATCCGTGATTCTTTAGTTCAAAAGGAGTTTTTAAGCAATATTCCGGTTGTGGGGACGGTCACCATCGTCTATGACCATGAGGTTAGCGATATTGCGCATAAATTAACCCATTTCCAGCATGAGTTTGAAGATTTAATCATCTCGTCAATGCATGTGCATCTACCAGCATGTAACTGTATGGAGGTTATCGCGTTGAAAGGACCGGGAAATAAAATGAAACAGTTTGCCGACCAACTGATTAGTATGAAAGGGGTTAAGCACGGAAAACTCACGGTTACTGCGATGGGAACTGACCTATAA
- a CDS encoding glycoside hydrolase family 3 protein translates to MRFNHFGIYICCISILLLSDVAEPHQTCSALASESVGSSYEISEIADIKQEALIQPWSGSAPAGPPLHSPDTVWIENTLAGMTLDEKIGQMIIVWYSSIANGYTQISVFHVGGFIFSQWSAQQVYNAVYALQTISRIPLWFVADFEAGTGARIKDGTTFPLNMAHGAADDTALAERCGRITAREARAMGIQVGFGPVVDVNTEPFNPIISTRAYSDDPDRVTRLAKAFVAGARAEGMLCTLKHYPGHGGTTGDSHSELPVVNLSYDEMVNIHIKPYANLLQDTTVPIDFIMTAHVWYPAFDPGSTAWPATLSTTALYNILRNQLGYKGIIITDAFTMSGLQNAAPTPQATVYAIKAGVDIILMPPNPMDVFTGIYSAISTGEITEARINESVRRILTAKSMVGLPQEAYPHQWILDSTLRHADHLATAREVAEKSLTFVGDRKNSIPVTTTDRVMCIILSPTRTIFYNKPNTYFLTPLRNYLPTVSVRTASTTISATERNQIVADARTNFDKVILASYDWCSVYSSNQQMLVRELCNLTIPVIYISFGSPYHLLQFQAVDAFLCGYCSQEDEQECAARVMCGQVTSSAQLPVSLYWTSIPPQYWDLLHETKERKNDKMEKR, encoded by the coding sequence ATGCGATTTAACCATTTCGGTATCTACATCTGTTGTATCTCAATACTTCTCCTATCTGATGTTGCAGAACCACATCAAACGTGCTCCGCTCTTGCTTCAGAATCGGTTGGATCTTCCTATGAAATAAGTGAAATAGCGGATATTAAGCAAGAGGCTTTAATTCAACCTTGGAGCGGGTCTGCCCCTGCTGGACCGCCGTTACATTCACCAGATACCGTCTGGATAGAAAACACACTTGCGGGAATGACGTTAGACGAAAAAATCGGGCAGATGATTATCGTTTGGTATAGTTCAATAGCAAACGGGTATACGCAGATATCCGTGTTTCATGTTGGTGGATTTATTTTCAGCCAGTGGTCAGCGCAACAGGTATATAACGCAGTTTATGCGTTACAAACTATTTCGCGTATACCCTTATGGTTTGTCGCAGACTTTGAAGCGGGTACTGGAGCGCGAATTAAAGATGGAACAACATTTCCGCTGAATATGGCGCACGGTGCAGCTGATGATACTGCGCTAGCTGAACGATGCGGGCGAATAACCGCTCGGGAAGCGCGGGCGATGGGAATCCAAGTCGGGTTTGGCCCGGTTGTCGATGTCAATACTGAACCGTTTAATCCGATCATATCTACGCGGGCATATAGTGATGACCCAGACCGAGTAACTCGGTTAGCGAAAGCTTTTGTCGCTGGCGCGCGTGCTGAAGGTATGCTATGTACACTGAAACATTATCCTGGTCATGGTGGAACTACTGGTGATTCGCATAGTGAATTACCGGTGGTAAATCTATCATATGATGAGATGGTTAACATCCATATCAAACCGTATGCAAACCTTTTACAGGATACAACTGTCCCCATCGATTTTATTATGACCGCTCATGTCTGGTATCCGGCATTCGACCCTGGTTCAACCGCTTGGCCGGCAACGCTATCAACCACTGCTTTGTATAATATTCTTCGTAACCAGCTTGGATATAAAGGGATAATTATAACCGATGCGTTTACTATGTCCGGACTTCAAAATGCTGCTCCTACTCCACAAGCAACTGTATATGCTATCAAAGCGGGAGTAGATATTATCCTAATGCCACCAAATCCTATGGATGTTTTCACCGGAATTTACAGCGCAATATCAACCGGTGAAATTACCGAAGCGCGAATTAACGAATCTGTCCGCCGCATCTTAACTGCAAAAAGTATGGTTGGATTGCCACAAGAAGCGTATCCGCACCAGTGGATACTAGATTCAACGCTACGGCATGCAGACCATTTAGCTACTGCACGTGAAGTAGCAGAAAAATCACTAACGTTCGTCGGCGATAGGAAGAATTCGATACCAGTTACTACTACAGACCGAGTTATGTGTATCATTCTATCCCCTACCCGAACCATCTTTTATAACAAACCAAACACCTATTTTCTTACTCCCTTACGGAATTATTTACCCACGGTTAGCGTTCGAACTGCAAGCACAACAATTTCGGCTACTGAACGAAATCAAATTGTTGCTGATGCGAGAACCAACTTCGACAAGGTTATTCTCGCTAGTTATGATTGGTGTAGTGTGTATTCATCAAATCAACAAATGCTGGTTCGTGAGTTATGTAATCTGACAATCCCAGTTATTTATATTTCTTTTGGGAGTCCCTATCATTTACTACAATTTCAAGCGGTGGACGCGTTTCTCTGTGGATATTGTAGCCAGGAAGATGAACAAGAATGTGCAGCACGAGTGATGTGTGGTCAGGTTACGTCGTCCGCACAACTGCCGGTTAGTTTATATTGGACTTCTATTCCACCTCAATACTGGGATTTACTTCACGAAACTAAAGAACGGAAGAACGACAAAATGGAGAAACGCTAG